From the genome of Abyssibacter profundi:
CGACCGTGTCGAATATGCCGCGCCTCCGCGGGCGTTTTCCGCCGGTGGCAGCGGGTGTCAGCCGGCGGCCGCCAGCGATTGACGCAGTTCGGCGGGTGCCAGGAACTCGGCAGGCTGCCGGCCCTCGCGCATGCGGATCATGGCCACAAGCTGACTGTTGACAGGGGTGTCGATGCCGCTGAGTTCGCCCAAACGGACGATCTCGCCATTGAGCTGGTCGATCTCCGTGGGGCGACCCTGCACCATGTCCGCCACCATCGACGGATAAGCATGTGATGACGCGGTGCGGTGAAATGCCGAGGCGCGTAAGGCCAAGCTGGGCGCCCGGTCCAGCAGTAGGCGAAATGCAGGGTAGGGCATCGAAGCGGGTAGCCGGTAGGGCGCCTTGGCCGCCTGCAGCACGCGCACCGCTTCATCCAGTGCGGAGGTGAAGCAGGTCTTGAGGTCATCGTTGCTCACCACGTCATGAAAGCTGCTGTGGGTGAGTGCACAGATGGCATTGGCCAAATTCAACAGCAGCTTGCCCCAGGCCGCGCCTTCGCCGCGTACCCGCCGAACGCGTAGCCCGCTGCCGTTGAACAGCGACAGCAGGTCCGGGTCGCCGCTACGCAGTAACAGCGTGGGCTCCGTCGTGACCCGCGCATGGAGTGGTTGCAGCGTTTGTGCATTGAACATCACGGTCGCGGCCACGGGGTCCGATGCAGGAAAACGCTGGCGGATACGCTGCGCCGCGCCGACGCCGTTCTGGCATGGAATCAACGCGCAGCCCGAGGGGATGGTCGGGCCCAGTCCGTCGAGGACAGAGCGCAAGTCCGGGTGTTTGACGCAGATGAACGCGGCGTCCACGTCATGTAGATCCATGCCGGT
Proteins encoded in this window:
- a CDS encoding ketopantoate reductase family protein: MRIRVIGAGAVGTVLATHLVRAGHAVRLSIREADLPSMQSVRHLRVDRVTGGPPLTVDKPPLSTGMDLHDVDAAFICVKHPDLRSVLDGLGPTIPSGCALIPCQNGVGAAQRIRQRFPASDPVAATVMFNAQTLQPLHARVTTEPTLLLRSGDPDLLSLFNGSGLRVRRVRGEGAAWGKLLLNLANAICALTHSSFHDVVSNDDLKTCFTSALDEAVRVLQAAKAPYRLPASMPYPAFRLLLDRAPSLALRASAFHRTASSHAYPSMVADMVQGRPTEIDQLNGEIVRLGELSGIDTPVNSQLVAMIRMREGRQPAEFLAPAELRQSLAAAG